The following proteins come from a genomic window of Miscanthus floridulus cultivar M001 chromosome 2, ASM1932011v1, whole genome shotgun sequence:
- the LOC136538084 gene encoding uncharacterized protein, giving the protein MAAAATVRGYGPASPSSSVARPRPRSRSPASLAPVTTRRASSSVRLRAAVADAPRGGLQLQRREEEEGLSGTVFGRGEEDEVLEKVGEEKVEGWMRASIAEIVRHIGEAPFLVHLFSSDDGEGERITVRREPAVPESWPDVRRRWGPGGQRRPDGIILVEQVAAAAASDGGASASQAARQVWGLAVQARGMECASCYVLDTCRVRSPAGFCTHFCLARVQCFGDPVELQLRNAWLNRLAGRR; this is encoded by the coding sequence atggcggcggcggctaccGTGCGGGGCTACGGGCcagcgtcgccgtcgtcgtcggtgGCTCGGCCTCGGCCGCGATCGCGGTCGCCTGCGTCGCTCGCGCCCGTGACGACGCGGCGGGCGTCGTCGTCGGTGCGCCTGCGCGCGGCGGTCGCGGACGCGCCCCGCGGCGGCCTGCAGCTCCAgcggcgggaggaggaggaggggctgTCGGGGACCGTGTTCGGCAGaggagaggaggacgaggtgttgGAGAAGGTCGGGGAGGAGAAGGTGGAGGGGTGGATGCGGGCGTCGATCGCGGAGATCGTGCGGCACATCGGGGAGGCGCCGTTCCTGGTGCACCTGTTCAGCAGCGACGACGGCGAGGGCGAGCGCATTACGGTGCGGCGGGAGCCCGCGGTGCCGGAGAGCTGGCCGGACGTGCGGCGCCGGTGGGGACCGGGCGGGCAGCGGAGGCCCGACGGGATCATCCTGGTCGAGcaggtggccgccgccgccgcctcggacGGCGGTGCCTCCGCCTCGCAGGCGGCGCGGCAGGTGTGGGGGCTGGCTGTGCAGGCGCGCGGCATGGAGTGCGCGTCTTGCTACGTGCTCGACACCTGCCGCGTCCGCTCGCCGGCCGGGTTCTGTACGCACTTCTGCCTCGCGCGGGTGCAGTGCTTCGGCGACCCCGTCGAGCTCCAGCTCCGCAACGCCTGGCTCAACCGCCTCGCCGGCCGCCGATAG
- the LOC136518932 gene encoding CBS domain-containing protein CBSX3, mitochondrial-like yields MQRAVQAVRSHGNVLKYAVLQHISAPKPAMLPAVFSRFMSVSSARLENSGFETATVSDVLKSKGKSADGSWLWCTTEDTVYDAVKSMTQHNVGALVVVQPGEDKSIAGIVTERDYLRKIIVQGRSSKSTKVGDIMTEENKLITVNPNTKVLQAMQLMTDNRIRHIPVIDGTGMLGMVSIGDVVRAVVAEYREELNRLNDYIQGGY; encoded by the exons ATGCAACGGGCAGTGCAAGCCGTCAGGTCACATGGCAATGTGCTTAAATATGCTGTTCTACAACACATCAGCGCTCCCAAACCAGCAATGCTTCCTGCTGTCTTTTCTCGTTTCATGTCAGTTTCATCTGCTCGCCTAGAGAATAGTGGATTTGAAACTGCCACTGTATCAGATGTCTTGAAGTCTAAAGGGAAGAGTGCTGATGGATCTTGGCTCTGGTGCACCACAGAGGATACTGTCTATGATGCTGTCAAATCG ATGACGCAGCACAACGTGGGAGCTTTGGTGGTTGTCCAACCTGGAGAGGATAAATCAATTGCTGGCATTGTCACTGAGAGAG ATTACCTCCGGAAAATCATAGTGCAGGGAAGATCTTCCAAGTCAACTAAGGTTGGCGACATCATGACTGAAGAG AACAAACTGATCACAGTGAATCCCAACACCAAAGTCCTGCAAGCAATGCAGCTCATGACAG ACAACCGCATCAGACACATCCCGGTGATTGACGGCACAGGGATGTTGGGGATggtctccatcggcgacgtcgtgcGCGCGGTGGTCGCCGAGTACAGGGAGGAGCTGAACCGGCTCAACGACTACATCCAGGGAGGCTACTAG